The proteins below are encoded in one region of Ricinus communis isolate WT05 ecotype wild-type chromosome 6, ASM1957865v1, whole genome shotgun sequence:
- the LOC8288665 gene encoding probable LRR receptor-like serine/threonine-protein kinase At3g47570 isoform X2 — protein MGLSCRSCLSLSSSSLCSFVLAIFQLLSFAVLPAAFAMRSANNETDRLALLEFKDKIADDPLGMMSSWNSSLHFCQWHGVTCGRRHQRVTMLDLGSLKLSDGNKLVGKIPSQLTSLMKLKEFFFGRNNLIGTIPPSLGNLSFPWTLSGDTNKLHGVLPESLGRLTNLKYLALFENRFSGTIPSSVFNISSIVHIDVEGNHLQGTLPMSLGISLPQLQFISISSNQFTGSIPTSISNASNLANFEISANNLTGNVPSLEKLNNLSFLSIGLNHLGSGRADDLKFLADLTNATALQILNIGMNNFGGKLPENIANLSKKLEIFFINNNQLHGNIPAGIEVLVNLNFLYASWNKFSGTIPSSIGKLKNLRELYLNNNNFLGNIPSSLANLTNLLEIYFSYNNLQGMIPSSLANCTSLLALDLSNNILTGPIPRNLFELSYLSKFLDLSANRLHGSLPNEVGNLKQLGILALQENMLSGEIPSDLGSCASLEQLDISHNFFRGSIPSSLSSLRGIQQLNLSYNNLSGMIPIEGIFKKASAISIEGNLNLCGGIRDFGLPACESEQPKTRLTVKLKIIISVASALVGGAFVFICLFLWRSRMSEAKPRPSSFENAILRLSYQSLLKATNDFSSDNLIGSGGCGYVYKGILDQDGSVIAVKVLNLMHRGAAKSFLAECKVLRNVRHRNLVKVLTACSGIDYHGNDFKALVYEFIDNGSLDDWLHPRPLRSDEVPRTLNVLHRLNISIDVACALEYLHCHSGTPIIHCDLKPSNVLLNKEMTGHVSDFGLAKFLSDEKLNSAANHSSSVGARGTIGYCPPEYGLGSDVSTSGDIFSFGVLVLEMFTGKRPTDDMFKEGLTLHNFVKNALSEQVIEVVDCKILQMQTDATTNRHPNLRSRRNNKLIECLIAIFEIGICCSSELPRERMNIDDVVVQLSSIRNKFLGT, from the exons ATGGGGCTTTCTTGCAGGAGCTGTTTATCCCTTTCTTCGTCATCTTTGTGCAGCTTTGTTCTTGCTATCTTTCAGCTCTTGTCCTTCGCCGTATTGCCTGCAGCCTTTGCCATGCGCAGCGCCAATAATGAAACAGATCGACTAGCATTGCTGGAATTCAAGGACAAGATAGCTGATGATCCACTTGGGATGATGAGTTCATGGAATAGTTCTCTTCATTTCTGCCAGTGGCATGGCGTCACTTGTGGCCGGAGACACCAGAGGGTGACTATGCTAGACCTAGGATCCCTCAAACTTTCAG atgGAAACAAGTTGGTAGGGAAAATCCCCTCTCAGCTTACCTCCTTGATGAAGCTTAAAGAATTCTTTTTCGGAAGGAACAATCTGATAGGAACTATCCCTCCATCTCTGGGGAACCTATCATTCCCTTGGACACTCTCCGGAGATACTAATAAGTTGCATGGGGTTCTACCCGAATCGTTAGGCAGATTGacaaatctaaaatatttagcCTTGTTTGAGAATCGATTTTCAGGTACAATCCCATCTTCAGTCTTCAATATCTCTTCCATTGTGCATATAGATGTGGAAGGAAATCACTTACAAGGCACTCTTCCAATGAGCTTAGGCATCTCTCTTCCACAACTCCAATTCATTTCCATTTCGTCCAATCAATTCACTGGATCCATTCCAACCTCAATTTCCAATGCCTCAAATCTAGCAAACTTTGAAATATCCGCAAATAATCTTACTGGAAATGTCCCTTCTCTTGAAAAGTTGAACAACCTGTCATTTTTAAGCATTGGTTTAAATCATTTAGGAAGTGGGAGAGCTGACGACTTGAAGTTTCTTGCTGATTTGACTAATGCTACTGCTTTACAAATACTAAACATAGGCATGAATAACTTTGGAGGGAAGCTGCCTGAAAACATTGCCAACCTTTCGAAGAAGCTCGagatatttttcataaataacaATCAACTCCATGGAAACATCCCAGCTGGAATAGAGGTTCTTgttaacttaaattttttgtatGCATCATGGAATAAATTCTCTGGTACTATTCCTTCCAGCATTGGAAAACTTAAGAATCTACGAGAACTTTATTTgaacaataataatttcttgGGAAATATTCCAAGCTCTCTTGCAAACTTGACAAATTTGCTTGAAATTTACTTCTCTTATAATAATCTTCAAGGCATGATCCCTTCGAGTCTTGCGAATTGCACAAGTTTGCTAGCATTGGATCTGTCCAATAACATTCTTACTGGTCCCATACCTCGAAACCTTTTTGAACTTTCCTATTTATCAAAGTTTCTTGATTTGTCTGCCAATCGTTTACATGGTTCCCTTCCCAATGAAGTAGGCAacttaaaacaactaggaattCTAGCCCTTCAAGAGAACATGTTATCAGGAGAGATCCCCAGTGATCTTGGCAGCTGCGCAAGTCTCGAACAGTTAGACATCAGCCACAACTTCTTTCGAGGGTCTATTCCTTCATCTTTAAGTTCGTTGAGAGGCATTCAACAATTGAATCTTTCTTACAACAATTTGTCAG GTATGATACCTATAGAAGGCATTTTTAAGAAAGCAAGTGCAATATCAATAGAAGGAAACCTGAATCTTTGTGGTGGCATACGAGACTTTGGGCTACCCGCATGCGAGTCTGAACAACCGAAAACGAGACTCACAGTGAAGCTGAAGATAATAATATCTGTAGCTTCTGCCCTTGTGGGTGGAGCATTTGTGttcatttgtttatttctttggCGATCAAGAATGAGCGAAGCTAAACCCAGGCCGAGCTCTTTTGAGAATGCGATATTGAGGTTGTCTTATCAAAGTCTCCTTAAAGCTACAAATGATTTTTCTTCAGATAATTTGATTGGTTCAGGTGGCTGCGGTTATGTTTACAAAGGGATCCTTGATCAAGATGGAAGCGTTATTGCAGTGAAAGTGCTTAACCTTATGCATCGAGGAGCTGCAAAGAGTTTTTTAGCAGAATGCAAGGTCTTAAGGAATGTCAGACATCGAAATCTTGTCAAGGTACTCACTGCTTGTTCAGGTATTGATTATCATGGTAATGATTTCAAAGCCTTGGTTTATGAGTTCATAGATAATGGGAGCTTAGATGATTGGCTGCATCCACGTCCTCTTAGATCAGACGAAGTGCCGAGAACTTTAAACGTTCTGCATAGATTAAATATTTCCATTGATGTTGCTTGTGCACTAGAGTATCTTCACTGTCATTCCGGAACACCAATTATTCATTGTGATCTAAAACCGAGTAATGTTCTGCTTAATAAAGAAATGACTGGACATGTAAGTGATTTTGGGTTAGCTAAGTTCCTTTCTGATGAGAAACTCAACTCTGCTGCAAATCATTCCAGCTCTGTTGGAGCTAGAGGAACCATTGGTTATTGTCCTCCAg AGTATGGCCTGGGAAGCGATGTGTCAACATCTGGTGACATATTTAGCTTTGGGGTATTGGTGTTGGAGATGTTTACAGGAAAAAGGCCAACAGATGACATGTTCAAAGAGGGTTTGACACTTCATAATTTTGTTAAGAACGCATTGTCTGAACAAGTGATAGAGGTTGTAGATTGCAAGATTCTTCAAATGCAAACGGATGCAACAACTAACCGACACCCCAACTTAAGGAGTAGAAGAAACAACAAGCTCATTGAGTGCTTGATTGCAATTTTCGAAATTGGAATCTGCTGTTCGAGTGAATTACCACGAGAGCGTATGAATATTGATGATGTTGTTGTTCAGCTCTCTTCTATCAGAAACAAATTTCTTGGAACTTGA
- the LOC125370291 gene encoding uncharacterized protein LOC125370291 — protein sequence MAKVGEQSTSTAPPTPREGGKDSGKGRRDKSRDVIGEMEERLVKVETTMSDWGDKIEDMDLRIEKLESKGDDGELREEMQGALNVLADNLSRDNEALKKLLVQCLEKVDKLEVELNLCKTSLAKSGGAQAATVHKVDAPKPKAYGGARNAREIDNFLWNLEGYFEAVGIVDDTTKVKSVSLYLCDIATVWWRRRCEDVKKGLCTINTWEDFIRELKKQFYPDNAEKEARSKLRRLQHRDGHIREYVKEFSELMLEIPDLGEKEAFHAFIDGLSRWAQLELERRGVQDLATAMAVAESLIELKRKDSFKPKVKKYEGGDKGGGDRGKSSTKDGIVLPRESLHLHIDRTSWYDCPKRGKLGALVITEEERQEEERRLASLRLLNAIQAKVEQKPRGRMYVETNIGGRSIQAMVDTRADTVYMAKEVADSIKLPYKKEKGFIKGVNAKRLPIIGVARGTNIRIGQWQGKVDITIAPIDDQRFYLSMDFLDMVKAFLVPYANTMCIMENGQPCVVPIKRELSQDKMVSAIQLSKGVKRKEPTFLATLKVEEELPKKLPPRREVDHEIELESGAKPPAFTPYRMAPLELEELRRQLKELLDAGYIRPSKAPYDAPVLFQKKHDGSLRLCIDSAEQDYNQE from the exons ATGGCCAAGGTTGGTGAGCAATCTACTTCTACCGCTCCTCCTACACCAAGGGAAGGAGGAAAGGATAGCGGAAAGGGCCGGAGGGATAAGTCCCGCGACGTGATTGGCGAGATGGAGGAAAGGCTAGTCAAGGTGGAGACTACCATGTCCGATTGGGGGGATAAAATCGAAGACATGGACCTACGCATCGAGAAGCTAGAGTCCAAGGGGGACGACGGAGAGCTTCGCGAGGAGATGCAAGGTGCCTTGAATGTTCTCGCCGACAATTTATCAAGGGACAATGAGGCTCTCAAGAAGTTGCTTGTCCAATGCCTAGAGAAGGTCGATAAGCTCGAGGTGGAGCTTAATTTGTGCAAGACCTCGTTGGCAAAGAGTGGAGGAGCGCAAGCAGCGACGGTCCACAAGGTCGATGCTCCTAAACCAAAAGCCTACGGTGGGGCGAGGAATGCGAGGGAGATCGACAACTTCCTGTGGAACTTGGAGGGATACTTTGAGGCAGTGGGCATCGTGGACGACACCACTAAGGTAAAGTCCGTATCTCTCTACTTGTGTGATATTGCTACCGTCTGGTGGAGACGGAGGTGCGAGGATGTGAAAAAGGGCCTCTGCACCATTAATACTTGGGAAGATTTTATTCGGGAGCTTAAGAAGCAATTCTATCCCGACAATGCCGAGAAGGAGGCGAGGTCAAAGCTTCGACGTCTCCAACATAGAGATGGTCATATTCGGGAATATGTGAAGGAGTTCTCCGAATTGATGTTGGAGATTCCCGATTTGGGGGAGAAGGAAGCTTTTCATGCCTTCATTGATGGGTTATCTCGGTGGGCTCAGTTGGAGCTAGAAAGGCGAGGTGTGCAGGACCTTGCCACCGCGATGGCGGTTGCCGAGTCCTTGATAGAGTTGAAGAGGAAGGACTCGTTTAAAccaaaagtaaagaaatacGAAGGAGGTGACAAAGGTGGTGGAGATAGGGGAAAATCTTCCACCAAGGATG GCATAGTTCTTCCCCGAGAAAGCTTACACCTTCATATCGACCGGACCTCGTGGTATGATTGTCCAAAGCGAGGAAAGCTTGGAGCACTAGTGATCACCGAAGAGGAAAGGCAAGAAGAAGAGCGAAGACTTGCTTCCCTTCGACTTCTCAATGCTATCCAAGCCAAAGTGGAGCAAAAGCCTCGTGGACGAATGTACGTGGAAACCAATATCGGAGGCAGGAGTATTCAAGCCATGGTGGACACTAGAGCTGACACGGTATACATGGCGAAAGAGGTGGCTGACTCTATTAAGCTGCCTTATAAGAAGGAAAAGGGCTTTATAAAAGGGGTAAACGCAAAGAGATTACCTATCATTGGTGTTGCGAGAGGAACTAACATCCGAATAGGCCAATGGCAAGGTAAGGTCGATATCACAATTGCTCCTATTGATGATCAACGGTTTTATCTTAGTATGGACTTCCTCGACATGGTGAAGGCATTCTTGGTTCCTTACGCCAACACCATGTGCATAATGGAGAATGGCCAACCTTGTGTTGTGCCGATAAAAAGGGAGTTAAGTCAAGATAAGATGGTGTCGGCCATACAGCTCTCAAAAGGGGTAAAAAGGAAGGAGCCAACCTTTCTAGCAACCCTTAAAGTGGAAGAAG AGCTGCCGAAGAAGCTTCCTCCACGCCGAGAAGTGGACCACGAGATTGAGCTGGAATCGGGAGCCAAACCACCCGCCTTTACCCCCTACCGTATGGCGCCTCTTGAGCTGGAGGAATTAAGGAGGCAACTTAAGGAGCTACTTGATGCAGGCTATATAAGGCCGTCCAAAGCTCCGTATGATGCGCCGGTGTTGTTCCAGAAGAAGCATGATGGGTCTCTTCGGTTATGCATTGACTCGGCCGAACAAGATTACAATCAAGAATAA
- the LOC8288665 gene encoding probable LRR receptor-like serine/threonine-protein kinase At3g47570 isoform X1 gives MGLSCRSCLSLSSSSLCSFVLAIFQLLSFAVLPAAFAMRSANNETDRLALLEFKDKIADDPLGMMSSWNSSLHFCQWHGVTCGRRHQRVTMLDLGSLKLSGSISPYVGNLSFLRKLYLENNSFSHDIPPQSGHLRRLQILSLYNNSFGGEIPPNISACSNLVYLYLDGNKLVGKIPSQLTSLMKLKEFFFGRNNLIGTIPPSLGNLSFPWTLSGDTNKLHGVLPESLGRLTNLKYLALFENRFSGTIPSSVFNISSIVHIDVEGNHLQGTLPMSLGISLPQLQFISISSNQFTGSIPTSISNASNLANFEISANNLTGNVPSLEKLNNLSFLSIGLNHLGSGRADDLKFLADLTNATALQILNIGMNNFGGKLPENIANLSKKLEIFFINNNQLHGNIPAGIEVLVNLNFLYASWNKFSGTIPSSIGKLKNLRELYLNNNNFLGNIPSSLANLTNLLEIYFSYNNLQGMIPSSLANCTSLLALDLSNNILTGPIPRNLFELSYLSKFLDLSANRLHGSLPNEVGNLKQLGILALQENMLSGEIPSDLGSCASLEQLDISHNFFRGSIPSSLSSLRGIQQLNLSYNNLSGMIPIEGIFKKASAISIEGNLNLCGGIRDFGLPACESEQPKTRLTVKLKIIISVASALVGGAFVFICLFLWRSRMSEAKPRPSSFENAILRLSYQSLLKATNDFSSDNLIGSGGCGYVYKGILDQDGSVIAVKVLNLMHRGAAKSFLAECKVLRNVRHRNLVKVLTACSGIDYHGNDFKALVYEFIDNGSLDDWLHPRPLRSDEVPRTLNVLHRLNISIDVACALEYLHCHSGTPIIHCDLKPSNVLLNKEMTGHVSDFGLAKFLSDEKLNSAANHSSSVGARGTIGYCPPEYGLGSDVSTSGDIFSFGVLVLEMFTGKRPTDDMFKEGLTLHNFVKNALSEQVIEVVDCKILQMQTDATTNRHPNLRSRRNNKLIECLIAIFEIGICCSSELPRERMNIDDVVVQLSSIRNKFLGT, from the exons ATGGGGCTTTCTTGCAGGAGCTGTTTATCCCTTTCTTCGTCATCTTTGTGCAGCTTTGTTCTTGCTATCTTTCAGCTCTTGTCCTTCGCCGTATTGCCTGCAGCCTTTGCCATGCGCAGCGCCAATAATGAAACAGATCGACTAGCATTGCTGGAATTCAAGGACAAGATAGCTGATGATCCACTTGGGATGATGAGTTCATGGAATAGTTCTCTTCATTTCTGCCAGTGGCATGGCGTCACTTGTGGCCGGAGACACCAGAGGGTGACTATGCTAGACCTAGGATCCCTCAAACTTTCAGGTTCCATATCACCATATGTTGGcaatttaagttttttaagaaaattgtATCTTGAAAATAATAGCTTCAGCCATGACATCCCTCCTCAGAGTGGCCATCTGCGTAGGCTGCAAATCTTGTCACTTTACAATAATTCATTTGGTGGTGAAATTCCTCCAAACATATCTGCTTGTTCTAatcttgtatatttatatttagatgGAAACAAGTTGGTAGGGAAAATCCCCTCTCAGCTTACCTCCTTGATGAAGCTTAAAGAATTCTTTTTCGGAAGGAACAATCTGATAGGAACTATCCCTCCATCTCTGGGGAACCTATCATTCCCTTGGACACTCTCCGGAGATACTAATAAGTTGCATGGGGTTCTACCCGAATCGTTAGGCAGATTGacaaatctaaaatatttagcCTTGTTTGAGAATCGATTTTCAGGTACAATCCCATCTTCAGTCTTCAATATCTCTTCCATTGTGCATATAGATGTGGAAGGAAATCACTTACAAGGCACTCTTCCAATGAGCTTAGGCATCTCTCTTCCACAACTCCAATTCATTTCCATTTCGTCCAATCAATTCACTGGATCCATTCCAACCTCAATTTCCAATGCCTCAAATCTAGCAAACTTTGAAATATCCGCAAATAATCTTACTGGAAATGTCCCTTCTCTTGAAAAGTTGAACAACCTGTCATTTTTAAGCATTGGTTTAAATCATTTAGGAAGTGGGAGAGCTGACGACTTGAAGTTTCTTGCTGATTTGACTAATGCTACTGCTTTACAAATACTAAACATAGGCATGAATAACTTTGGAGGGAAGCTGCCTGAAAACATTGCCAACCTTTCGAAGAAGCTCGagatatttttcataaataacaATCAACTCCATGGAAACATCCCAGCTGGAATAGAGGTTCTTgttaacttaaattttttgtatGCATCATGGAATAAATTCTCTGGTACTATTCCTTCCAGCATTGGAAAACTTAAGAATCTACGAGAACTTTATTTgaacaataataatttcttgGGAAATATTCCAAGCTCTCTTGCAAACTTGACAAATTTGCTTGAAATTTACTTCTCTTATAATAATCTTCAAGGCATGATCCCTTCGAGTCTTGCGAATTGCACAAGTTTGCTAGCATTGGATCTGTCCAATAACATTCTTACTGGTCCCATACCTCGAAACCTTTTTGAACTTTCCTATTTATCAAAGTTTCTTGATTTGTCTGCCAATCGTTTACATGGTTCCCTTCCCAATGAAGTAGGCAacttaaaacaactaggaattCTAGCCCTTCAAGAGAACATGTTATCAGGAGAGATCCCCAGTGATCTTGGCAGCTGCGCAAGTCTCGAACAGTTAGACATCAGCCACAACTTCTTTCGAGGGTCTATTCCTTCATCTTTAAGTTCGTTGAGAGGCATTCAACAATTGAATCTTTCTTACAACAATTTGTCAG GTATGATACCTATAGAAGGCATTTTTAAGAAAGCAAGTGCAATATCAATAGAAGGAAACCTGAATCTTTGTGGTGGCATACGAGACTTTGGGCTACCCGCATGCGAGTCTGAACAACCGAAAACGAGACTCACAGTGAAGCTGAAGATAATAATATCTGTAGCTTCTGCCCTTGTGGGTGGAGCATTTGTGttcatttgtttatttctttggCGATCAAGAATGAGCGAAGCTAAACCCAGGCCGAGCTCTTTTGAGAATGCGATATTGAGGTTGTCTTATCAAAGTCTCCTTAAAGCTACAAATGATTTTTCTTCAGATAATTTGATTGGTTCAGGTGGCTGCGGTTATGTTTACAAAGGGATCCTTGATCAAGATGGAAGCGTTATTGCAGTGAAAGTGCTTAACCTTATGCATCGAGGAGCTGCAAAGAGTTTTTTAGCAGAATGCAAGGTCTTAAGGAATGTCAGACATCGAAATCTTGTCAAGGTACTCACTGCTTGTTCAGGTATTGATTATCATGGTAATGATTTCAAAGCCTTGGTTTATGAGTTCATAGATAATGGGAGCTTAGATGATTGGCTGCATCCACGTCCTCTTAGATCAGACGAAGTGCCGAGAACTTTAAACGTTCTGCATAGATTAAATATTTCCATTGATGTTGCTTGTGCACTAGAGTATCTTCACTGTCATTCCGGAACACCAATTATTCATTGTGATCTAAAACCGAGTAATGTTCTGCTTAATAAAGAAATGACTGGACATGTAAGTGATTTTGGGTTAGCTAAGTTCCTTTCTGATGAGAAACTCAACTCTGCTGCAAATCATTCCAGCTCTGTTGGAGCTAGAGGAACCATTGGTTATTGTCCTCCAg AGTATGGCCTGGGAAGCGATGTGTCAACATCTGGTGACATATTTAGCTTTGGGGTATTGGTGTTGGAGATGTTTACAGGAAAAAGGCCAACAGATGACATGTTCAAAGAGGGTTTGACACTTCATAATTTTGTTAAGAACGCATTGTCTGAACAAGTGATAGAGGTTGTAGATTGCAAGATTCTTCAAATGCAAACGGATGCAACAACTAACCGACACCCCAACTTAAGGAGTAGAAGAAACAACAAGCTCATTGAGTGCTTGATTGCAATTTTCGAAATTGGAATCTGCTGTTCGAGTGAATTACCACGAGAGCGTATGAATATTGATGATGTTGTTGTTCAGCTCTCTTCTATCAGAAACAAATTTCTTGGAACTTGA